In one Papio anubis isolate 15944 chromosome 11, Panubis1.0, whole genome shotgun sequence genomic region, the following are encoded:
- the BLOC1S2 gene encoding biogenesis of lysosome-related organelles complex 1 subunit 2 isoform X2: MAAAAEGVLATRRDEPARDDAAVETAEEAKEPAEADITELCRDMFSKMATYLTGELTATSEDYKLLENMNKLTSLKYLEMKDIAINISRNLKDLNQKYAGLQPYLDQINVIEEQVAALEQAAYKLDAYSKKLEAKYKKLEKR, encoded by the exons ATGGCGGCTGCAGCCGAGGGCGTACTGGCTACCCGGCGTGATGAGCCCGCTAGAG ACGATGCCGCCGTGGAGACAGCTGAGGAAGCAAAGGAGCCTGCTGAAGCTGACATCACTGAGCTCTGCCGGGACATGTTCTCCAAAATGGCCACTTACCTGACTGGAGAACTGACGG CCACCAGTGAAGACTATAAGCTCCtggaaaatatgaataaactCACCAGCTTGAAGTATCTTGAAATGAAAGATATTGCTATAAACATTAGTAGGAATTTAAAGGACTTAAACCAGAAAT atgctGGACTACAGCCTTATCTGGATCAGATCAATGTCATTGAAGAGCAGGTAGCAGCTCTTGAGCAGGCAGCTTACAAGTTGGATGCATATTCAAAAAAACTGG AAGCCAAGTACAAGAAGCTGGAGAAGCGATGA
- the BLOC1S2 gene encoding biogenesis of lysosome-related organelles complex 1 subunit 2 isoform X1 → MAAAAEGVLATRRDEPARDDAAVETAEEAKEPAEADITELCRDMFSKMATYLTGELTATSEDYKLLENMNKLTSLKYLEMKDIAINISRNLKDLNQKYAGLQPYLDQINVIEEQVAALEQAAYKLDAYSKKLVETGFLHVVRLVSISQAQVICLPRPGLYCVFYLPNNL, encoded by the exons ATGGCGGCTGCAGCCGAGGGCGTACTGGCTACCCGGCGTGATGAGCCCGCTAGAG ACGATGCCGCCGTGGAGACAGCTGAGGAAGCAAAGGAGCCTGCTGAAGCTGACATCACTGAGCTCTGCCGGGACATGTTCTCCAAAATGGCCACTTACCTGACTGGAGAACTGACGG CCACCAGTGAAGACTATAAGCTCCtggaaaatatgaataaactCACCAGCTTGAAGTATCTTGAAATGAAAGATATTGCTATAAACATTAGTAGGAATTTAAAGGACTTAAACCAGAAAT atgctGGACTACAGCCTTATCTGGATCAGATCAATGTCATTGAAGAGCAGGTAGCAGCTCTTGAGCAGGCAGCTTACAAGTTGGATGCATATTCAAAAAAACTGG tagagacggggtttctccatgttgtcaggctggtctcgatctcccaagctcaggtgatctgcctacctcgaccTGGCCTGTATTGTGTGTTTTATCTTCCCAATAATCTGTGA
- the BLOC1S2 gene encoding biogenesis of lysosome-related organelles complex 1 subunit 2 isoform X3, whose product MFSKMATYLTGELTATSEDYKLLENMNKLTSLKYLEMKDIAINISRNLKDLNQKYAGLQPYLDQINVIEEQVAALEQAAYKLDAYSKKLEAKYKKLEKR is encoded by the exons ATGTTCTCCAAAATGGCCACTTACCTGACTGGAGAACTGACGG CCACCAGTGAAGACTATAAGCTCCtggaaaatatgaataaactCACCAGCTTGAAGTATCTTGAAATGAAAGATATTGCTATAAACATTAGTAGGAATTTAAAGGACTTAAACCAGAAAT atgctGGACTACAGCCTTATCTGGATCAGATCAATGTCATTGAAGAGCAGGTAGCAGCTCTTGAGCAGGCAGCTTACAAGTTGGATGCATATTCAAAAAAACTGG AAGCCAAGTACAAGAAGCTGGAGAAGCGATGA
- the BLOC1S2 gene encoding biogenesis of lysosome-related organelles complex 1 subunit 2 isoform X4 yields the protein MRLPRKSLEVATSEDYKLLENMNKLTSLKYLEMKDIAINISRNLKDLNQKYAGLQPYLDQINVIEEQVAALEQAAYKLDAYSKKLEAKYKKLEKR from the exons ATGAGATTGCCAAGGAAGAGCTTAGAAGTAG CCACCAGTGAAGACTATAAGCTCCtggaaaatatgaataaactCACCAGCTTGAAGTATCTTGAAATGAAAGATATTGCTATAAACATTAGTAGGAATTTAAAGGACTTAAACCAGAAAT atgctGGACTACAGCCTTATCTGGATCAGATCAATGTCATTGAAGAGCAGGTAGCAGCTCTTGAGCAGGCAGCTTACAAGTTGGATGCATATTCAAAAAAACTGG AAGCCAAGTACAAGAAGCTGGAGAAGCGATGA